A window of Maioricimonas rarisocia genomic DNA:
AACGGGATCACCTCTTCGTCCGTCAGGCGGATGCGTTCCTCGACGTGATCGAGACCGGCTCGGCCCCCGCCTGTACCGTCGCCGAGGCCCTGCAGACCCTCAGGGTGAATCTCGCCGTTCTGCAGGCGGCCGACGAGCAGCGTTGGGTGACTGTCGACTGACGTCACTAACCAGACCCGGCATCGCCCCGTGCGCCCCGGTTCGTTCCGCCCCGAAGACCCGCAACGATATCACCAACCGGACGCACTTCCATGACTGCCCCCACCGTTCAGCAACTGTTCGACCTTACCGGCCGCGTCGCCCTGATCACCGGCGGCTCCGGGTATCTGGGACAGGCCCTCGCCGCGGCCCTCGCCGAGGCAGGTGCAACCGTCATCGTCGGCAGCCGGGACCGCGACCGTGCCAATGCGGCGGCGGCCCCCCTCCCTGCAGATCATGGACAGCAGCATGCCGGCGTCGTCCTCGATCACATGGACGAAGCGTCTCTCAACCGCGGCTTCGGTGAGGCGGTCGAGACCGCCGGGCAGATCGACATCCTCGTCAACAACGGGCAGGACGGCGACGGACACGATCTGACCAATGTCACCGCCGAGCAGTTCAACCGGCAGATGCAGAACGCGACCGGCTACTTCCTGCTGGCCCGCCGGCTGCGTGATCATGTCGTCGACCGCGACGCACCCGGCAGCGTCGTGCTGCTCGGTTCGATGTACGGCGTCGTCGGTTCGTATCCCGACGCCTATGCCGACGTCTGCCCTGCCAGCCCGGTGCATTACCACGCGCTCAAGGGGGGCATCGTGCACATGAC
This region includes:
- a CDS encoding SDR family oxidoreductase — protein: MTAPTVQQLFDLTGRVALITGGSGYLGQALAAALAEAGATVIVGSRDRDRANAAAAPLPADHGQQHAGVVLDHMDEASLNRGFGEAVETAGQIDILVNNGQDGDGHDLTNVTAEQFNRQMQNATGYFLLARRLRDHVVDRDAPGSVVLLGSMYGVVGSYPDAYADVCPASPVHYHALKGGIVHMTRHLAVYWAKDGVRVNCLSPGPFPSEKAPQEMVQRLHTKSPMNRMGQPHELKGALLLLASDAGSYITGQNLLVDGGWTAW